A single window of Channa argus isolate prfri chromosome 12, Channa argus male v1.0, whole genome shotgun sequence DNA harbors:
- the LOC137137778 gene encoding tripartite motif-containing protein 16-like yields MAQKGVQLDQETFSCSICLDLLKDPVTIPCGHNYCMNCIKSFWDEEDWKNSNSCPQCRQAFRPRPVLVKNTMLAVLVEELKKTGLEAAPADHCYAGTGDVACDVCTGRKRKALKSCLVCLISYCEKHVQLHYESPAFEKHKLIDPSKKLQENICSRHNEVMKIFCRTDQQCVCYLCSMDEHKGHDTVSAAAERTEKQKELSGIRQKLQQRIQEREKGVKVLQQEMKSLSCSADKVVEDTQKMFTELIGFIEKICSDVKQQVRTQQESEVSRSKELQEKLKQQISELKKNDAELEQLSLTEDPNEFLHSYPSLSQLSESTDSYRINIRPLSCFEHVTAAVSELRDQLHNVFSENWKRISVAVRGRDVLLAPESKTRATFLQWSQEITLDPNTANTQLLLSEWNRKATVMTRPQFYYPHPDRFTECRQVLSTDCLTGRCYWEVEWSGEGVFVAVAYKNISRAGDSSTCVFGLNDKSWALYCFRKSYQFIHNKTRTPVPGPWSSRIGVCLDHRAGLLAFYSISQTMTLLHRVLTKFTRPLYAGFRLDSPADTAEFCKLR; encoded by the coding sequence ATGGCACAGAAAGGAGTTCAGCTGGACCAAGAAACCTTCTCTTGTTCCATCTGTCTGGATCTACTGAAGGATCCTGTGactattccctgtggacacaaCTACTGCATGAACTGTATTAAAAGCTTCTGGGATGAAGAGGATTGGAAGAACAGCAACAGCTGTCCTCAGTGTCGTCAGGCTTTCAGGCCGAGGCCTGTGCTggtgaaaaacaccatgttgGCAGTTTTAGTAGAGGAACTGAAGAAAACTGGACTTgaagctgctcctgctgatcactgctatgctggaaCTGGAGATGTGGCCTGTGATGTCTGTACAGGAAGGAAACGCAAAGCCCTCAAGTCCTGTTTGGTTTGTCTGATCTCCTACTGTGAGAAACACGTCCAGCTTCACTACGAATCCCCAGCCTTTGAAAAACACAAGCTGATAGACCCCTCCAAGAAGCTTcaggagaacatctgctccCGTCATAACGAGGTGATGAAGATTTTCTGCCGCACTGATCAGCAGTGCGtctgttatctctgctccaTGGACGAACATAAAGGTcacgacacagtctcagctgcagcagaacggacagagaagcagaaagagCTCAGCGGAATTCGGCAGAAACTtcagcagagaatccaggagCGAGAGAAAGGTGTGAAGGTGCTTCAGCAGGAAATGAAGTCACTCAGTTGCTCTGCTGACAAAGTAGTGGAGGACACTCAGAAAATGTTCACTGAGTTGATCGGTTTTATCGAGAAAATCTGCTCAGACGTGAAGCAGCAGGTCAGAACCCAGCAGGAAAGTGAAGTGAGTCGATccaaagagcttcaggagaagctgaAGCAGCAGATCAGTGAGCTGAAGAAGAACGACgctgagctggagcagctctcactcACTGAGGATCCCAACGAGTTTCTCCACAGCTACCCCTCGCTGTCACAGCTCAGTGAATCTACAGACTCCTACAGAatcaacatccgtcctctgAGCTGCTTCGAgcatgtgacagcagctgtgtcagagctcagagatcaaCTGCACAACGTCTTCAGTGAGAACTGGAAAAGAATCTCAGTGGCAGTGAGAGGAAGGGATGTTTTACTGGCACCAGAGTCCAAGACCAGAGCCACATTCTTACAGTGGTCACAGGAGAtcacactggatccaaacacagcaaacacacagttgCTATTGTCTGAATGGAACAGAAAAGCAACAGTAATGACACGTCCCCAGTTTTATTATCCTCACCCAGACAGATTCACTGAGTGTCGTCAGGTCCTGAGCACAGACTGTCTGACTGGGCggtgttactgggaggtggagtggagcgGGGAAGGAGTTTTTGTAGCAGTCGCATACAAGAACATCAGCAGAGCTGGGGACTCGAGTACATGTGTGTTTGGGCTCAATGACAAATCTTGGGCATTATACTGTTTCAGAAAAAGTTATCAGTTCATTCACAACAAAACCAGAACTCCAGTCCCAGGTCCCTGGTCCTCCAGAATAGGAGTGTgcctggatcacagagcaggtcTTCTGGCCTTCTACAGCATCTCCCAAACCATGAccctcctccacagagtcctgACCAAATTCACTCGGCCTCTTTACGCTGGATTCAGGTTAGATTCTCCTGCAGACACGGCCGAGTTCTGTAAGCTCAGATAG